A genomic stretch from Bos javanicus breed banteng chromosome 3, ARS-OSU_banteng_1.0, whole genome shotgun sequence includes:
- the FCRL1 gene encoding Fc receptor-like protein 1 isoform X3, whose amino-acid sequence MFLRLLLLICAPLCESTELFLIVSPSRPIEGNTMTLTCKTQPPPQKLDAKLQFLFYKDGRALGPALDSLPEFRIPVVRKEDSGSYWCQAKITSVKAKLSRRVQIEVHRVPIGNVSLEIQPPGGHLIEGEKLVLVCLVTEGTGDITFFWFRGARGLSLKMKTQHSLMATFEIPAVRESDSDQYYCAADNGYGPSFSELVSITVRIPVSRPVLTLRAPAAQLVVGHIVELHCEAQRGSPPILYQFYHEDGALGNSSAPFGGGVSFNLSLTAEDSGNYYCEANNGQVAQRSEVVPLNITGRHTAKDAVRSIPSPVPQESTYFNSQAPEQLHFDYENVNIVNGDEVYSLVYCVQQEQPSAAEEPLGTHPGDKDSSAIYSRLKKADLTDMDYDDVM is encoded by the exons CTCCACTCTGCGAATCAACCG AACTGTTTCTGATAGTCAGCCCCTCTCGGCCCATAGAGGGGAACACAATGACCCTGACTTGTAAGACCCAGCCCCCTCCACAGAAGTTGGATGCCAAGCTCCAGTTCCTCTTCTACAAAGATGGTCGAGCCCTAGGGCCGGCCTTGGATAGCCTCCCAGAATTCCGGATTCCTGTCGTGCGGAAGGAAGACTCAGGGTCCTACTGGTGTCAAGCAAAGATAACATCTGTCAAAGCCAAATTGAGCCGAAGAGTCCAGATAGAAGTTCACA GAGTCCCCATCGGTAATGTGAGCTTGGAGATACAACCTCCAGGTGGACACCTGATAGAGGGAGAGAAGCTGGTTCTTGTGTGTTTGGTCACTGAGGGCACAGGAGATATCACCTTCTTCTGGTTCAGAGGAGCCCGGGGTTTAAGTCtgaaaatgaagacccagcattcACTGATGGCAACGTTTGAGATCCCTGCAGTGAGAGAGAGTGACTCTGACCAGTATTACTGTGCAGCTGACAATGGCTATGGGCCCAGCTTCAGTGAGCTGGTGAGCATCACTGTCAGAA TTCCAGTGTCTCGCCCTGTCCTCACCCTCAGggctcctgcagcccagctggtggTGGGGCACATAGTGGAACTTCACTGTGAAGCCCAGAGAGGCTCTCCCCCGATCCTGTACCAGTTTTATCATGAAGATGGTGCCCTGGGGAACAGCTCAGCTCCCTTTGGAGGAGGAGTGTCCTTCAACCTCTCTCTGACTGCAGAAGATTCTGGAAACTACTACTGCGAGGCCAACAATGGCCAGGTGGCCCAGCGCAGTGAGGTGGTACCACTCAACATCACAG GAAGACATACAGCCAAGGATGCAGTCAG GAGCATTCCCAGCCCTGTACCCCAAGAATCCACCTACTTCAACTCACAAGCCCCAGAGCAACTACACTTTGACTATGAAAATG tgaATATTGTAAATGGGGATGAGGTTTATTCTTTGGTGTACTGTGTGCAACAGGAACAGCCATCAGCAGCAG AAGAACCCCTGGGGACACATCCTGGGGATAAG GACTCCTCAGCCATATATTCCAGGCTGAAGAAGGCAGATCTTACAGATATGGACTATGATGATGTTATGTAG
- the FCRL1 gene encoding Fc receptor-like protein 1 isoform X1 → MFLRLLLLICAPLCESTELFLIVSPSRPIEGNTMTLTCKTQPPPQKLDAKLQFLFYKDGRALGPALDSLPEFRIPVVRKEDSGSYWCQAKITSVKAKLSRRVQIEVHRVPIGNVSLEIQPPGGHLIEGEKLVLVCLVTEGTGDITFFWFRGARGLSLKMKTQHSLMATFEIPAVRESDSDQYYCAADNGYGPSFSELVSITVRIPVSRPVLTLRAPAAQLVVGHIVELHCEAQRGSPPILYQFYHEDGALGNSSAPFGGGVSFNLSLTAEDSGNYYCEANNGQVAQRSEVVPLNITVPMEDRNEVLTSGVIELVLGILAPTTLALLFCCWLKRKIGRHTAKDAVRSIPSPVPQESTYFNSQAPEQLHFDYENVNIVNGDEVYSLVYCVQQEQPSAAEEPLGTHPGDKDSSAIYSRLKKADLTDMDYDDVM, encoded by the exons CTCCACTCTGCGAATCAACCG AACTGTTTCTGATAGTCAGCCCCTCTCGGCCCATAGAGGGGAACACAATGACCCTGACTTGTAAGACCCAGCCCCCTCCACAGAAGTTGGATGCCAAGCTCCAGTTCCTCTTCTACAAAGATGGTCGAGCCCTAGGGCCGGCCTTGGATAGCCTCCCAGAATTCCGGATTCCTGTCGTGCGGAAGGAAGACTCAGGGTCCTACTGGTGTCAAGCAAAGATAACATCTGTCAAAGCCAAATTGAGCCGAAGAGTCCAGATAGAAGTTCACA GAGTCCCCATCGGTAATGTGAGCTTGGAGATACAACCTCCAGGTGGACACCTGATAGAGGGAGAGAAGCTGGTTCTTGTGTGTTTGGTCACTGAGGGCACAGGAGATATCACCTTCTTCTGGTTCAGAGGAGCCCGGGGTTTAAGTCtgaaaatgaagacccagcattcACTGATGGCAACGTTTGAGATCCCTGCAGTGAGAGAGAGTGACTCTGACCAGTATTACTGTGCAGCTGACAATGGCTATGGGCCCAGCTTCAGTGAGCTGGTGAGCATCACTGTCAGAA TTCCAGTGTCTCGCCCTGTCCTCACCCTCAGggctcctgcagcccagctggtggTGGGGCACATAGTGGAACTTCACTGTGAAGCCCAGAGAGGCTCTCCCCCGATCCTGTACCAGTTTTATCATGAAGATGGTGCCCTGGGGAACAGCTCAGCTCCCTTTGGAGGAGGAGTGTCCTTCAACCTCTCTCTGACTGCAGAAGATTCTGGAAACTACTACTGCGAGGCCAACAATGGCCAGGTGGCCCAGCGCAGTGAGGTGGTACCACTCAACATCACAG TGCCTATGGAAGACAGAAATGAAGTTCTTACTTCAGGAGTCATTGAGTTGGTGCTTGGCATCCTTGCTCCCACCACTTTGGCCCTATTATTTTGCTGCTGGCTCAAGAGAAAAATAG GAAGACATACAGCCAAGGATGCAGTCAG GAGCATTCCCAGCCCTGTACCCCAAGAATCCACCTACTTCAACTCACAAGCCCCAGAGCAACTACACTTTGACTATGAAAATG tgaATATTGTAAATGGGGATGAGGTTTATTCTTTGGTGTACTGTGTGCAACAGGAACAGCCATCAGCAGCAG AAGAACCCCTGGGGACACATCCTGGGGATAAG GACTCCTCAGCCATATATTCCAGGCTGAAGAAGGCAGATCTTACAGATATGGACTATGATGATGTTATGTAG
- the FCRL1 gene encoding Fc receptor-like protein 1 isoform X2, with translation MFLRLLLLICELFLIVSPSRPIEGNTMTLTCKTQPPPQKLDAKLQFLFYKDGRALGPALDSLPEFRIPVVRKEDSGSYWCQAKITSVKAKLSRRVQIEVHRVPIGNVSLEIQPPGGHLIEGEKLVLVCLVTEGTGDITFFWFRGARGLSLKMKTQHSLMATFEIPAVRESDSDQYYCAADNGYGPSFSELVSITVRIPVSRPVLTLRAPAAQLVVGHIVELHCEAQRGSPPILYQFYHEDGALGNSSAPFGGGVSFNLSLTAEDSGNYYCEANNGQVAQRSEVVPLNITVPMEDRNEVLTSGVIELVLGILAPTTLALLFCCWLKRKIGRHTAKDAVRSIPSPVPQESTYFNSQAPEQLHFDYENVNIVNGDEVYSLVYCVQQEQPSAAEEPLGTHPGDKDSSAIYSRLKKADLTDMDYDDVM, from the exons AACTGTTTCTGATAGTCAGCCCCTCTCGGCCCATAGAGGGGAACACAATGACCCTGACTTGTAAGACCCAGCCCCCTCCACAGAAGTTGGATGCCAAGCTCCAGTTCCTCTTCTACAAAGATGGTCGAGCCCTAGGGCCGGCCTTGGATAGCCTCCCAGAATTCCGGATTCCTGTCGTGCGGAAGGAAGACTCAGGGTCCTACTGGTGTCAAGCAAAGATAACATCTGTCAAAGCCAAATTGAGCCGAAGAGTCCAGATAGAAGTTCACA GAGTCCCCATCGGTAATGTGAGCTTGGAGATACAACCTCCAGGTGGACACCTGATAGAGGGAGAGAAGCTGGTTCTTGTGTGTTTGGTCACTGAGGGCACAGGAGATATCACCTTCTTCTGGTTCAGAGGAGCCCGGGGTTTAAGTCtgaaaatgaagacccagcattcACTGATGGCAACGTTTGAGATCCCTGCAGTGAGAGAGAGTGACTCTGACCAGTATTACTGTGCAGCTGACAATGGCTATGGGCCCAGCTTCAGTGAGCTGGTGAGCATCACTGTCAGAA TTCCAGTGTCTCGCCCTGTCCTCACCCTCAGggctcctgcagcccagctggtggTGGGGCACATAGTGGAACTTCACTGTGAAGCCCAGAGAGGCTCTCCCCCGATCCTGTACCAGTTTTATCATGAAGATGGTGCCCTGGGGAACAGCTCAGCTCCCTTTGGAGGAGGAGTGTCCTTCAACCTCTCTCTGACTGCAGAAGATTCTGGAAACTACTACTGCGAGGCCAACAATGGCCAGGTGGCCCAGCGCAGTGAGGTGGTACCACTCAACATCACAG TGCCTATGGAAGACAGAAATGAAGTTCTTACTTCAGGAGTCATTGAGTTGGTGCTTGGCATCCTTGCTCCCACCACTTTGGCCCTATTATTTTGCTGCTGGCTCAAGAGAAAAATAG GAAGACATACAGCCAAGGATGCAGTCAG GAGCATTCCCAGCCCTGTACCCCAAGAATCCACCTACTTCAACTCACAAGCCCCAGAGCAACTACACTTTGACTATGAAAATG tgaATATTGTAAATGGGGATGAGGTTTATTCTTTGGTGTACTGTGTGCAACAGGAACAGCCATCAGCAGCAG AAGAACCCCTGGGGACACATCCTGGGGATAAG GACTCCTCAGCCATATATTCCAGGCTGAAGAAGGCAGATCTTACAGATATGGACTATGATGATGTTATGTAG